The Patescibacteria group bacterium sequence CTATATTTTTCTCGGTAGAGGATGGTATTTAAATATTCTGCTTCATTATTATTTAGTTTAAGGAGGGAGGAGCGTTTTAATGAATCAGTAATGATTTTTTTTGAAAAATAATTTTGTCGTAAATTCAGGTCACAAAAAACATGTTTGGTATTTATTGTTTCTAGTAAAGAAAAAAGAGTATTACGAGACCTAGGTTGACGTTGGGAGAGGGTGCCAAAACAAAAGCAGTCAAATTGTATTTGGGAAATATTTTTTAAGAAGTTTTTATCCAGCACTATATTGTCATAGGCCGTATTCGCAACAATATCATAACTAGGGAGGCCATTATTATCAACCTCGACATTAACTAAACCCGTTTGATGAGAGTTGTCAATTTGAATAAAATCAGTTTTTATTTGAAGTTTTTTTATTTTTTCTAATGCATCATGTCCATATTGGTCCTTACCTACATTTGAGATCAAAAAAACAGTTATATTTTGTTTAGCAAGATGAGCAGCTAAATTTAGGGGAGCACCACCTAAGTAGTGTTTCCCATGAGTGTTTGGGGTCAAGTCTTGTATTTTGACTTCTCGCCTCGTCTCAGTCTCTCAAAAAAGCTGCGACTTTTTTATTTTTTGGAAATATTTTTAGAGTCCTCTATAGAGTACCCTATAGGGTACTCTATTTACTGAACAAATATTAACGACCTGCAAAAAAGCTCCACACACAGTATGGAGCCAGCTGGTCTGGCTGTTTTGTTGATCTGTGGAGTTTTAGTGGTTAATACATAGGTATTAATTAGAAATTTATTTAAAATAATTATCGTTAAATATTTTGCTTAATTATACAAAAAGTCAAAATACAAGACTTGACCCCATTTTACCATTATTGATAACAGAATAAGTAGAAAAGCAATTGTTTTTCGGAATTGTAATACTTTCTTGATGTTCATTTGTGTAAAGTGATTTGTTATTCGCCAGCTGGCGGATCGCAATGACAAGAGGAGAGGGAAAATATCTGTGGGGTTTCTGGATTCTCAATCGAGTTGAGGATGACAAAAGGAAGGGATGTTTTTTATTAATCTGATGCTGGGCAGTTTGTGGCTTTTCGGAAGCCGGCTTTTTGGGCTTCTGCTTCGGTGCAGAAATAAAGATAGTTAAATATATGTTGTAATAAAGTACCCCAAGTACCCCTCGAAGCGATTGAGTAAATTTGGTATAATAGGTAATGTAAAACATAATGCAAATTTATGGTAAAAAAGAAATATATTATTACATTCGCAGGACCTGTAGGCAGTTCCAAAACTCCAATCAGCAACTACTTGAGTACTAAACTTGGTTTGCCAGTTTATAATAATGATTCTGTGAGAACAGAGGTTTTAGAGGATTTAGGTGAGTACAATGAAGATGAATTTTTAAGAAGAAGGGATGAGAGAATTAAATATATTTTGGAAGCAAGAAAGTCATTTATCCTCGATGTTAGTATTGATAGAATTTGGAAAGAATACAAAGAAAAAATTAAGGAAATGGGATATGAAATTTTTATTATAAGTTTAGATTTGAGTAAGGAATTTTTAACTAAACTATATAAAATAAAGGGATATTTCGAATCTTTAGAAAAAATAGATGAGAATATGAATGATCATAAAATATTTTTGGAAAATTTTTCAGAAGAGATATCTATAAGCATAGATGATAAAAATTTCCTCGATAGACTAGATAAATCACACAGGGCTATACAGAAATGGGTTTCACCTGACAACATGGACTAGCATTGTCAAAACTCTGGAGTAAAATAAAAAAATATCTATCGGTATTTTTTGTTATAGTAACCAATTTTAATAGAGTACCCTATCGGGTACTCTATTTTTGTGCTAATATATTAATATGAATAAAGATATAATAAAATTGAATAAAAAAAGTGAGTATAGTTATACTATAACTATTCCTAAACATCTTATCGATAAATACGGTTGGAAGGCTAAGCAGAAGTTGACCATTGAAGATAAGGGGAGAGGATCACTTGAGATTAAAGACTGGCGAAGGAAATAATACGACATTAATTACTATTGATGTCGTTTTTTTAATATTTTGATTGAGAAAAGTTGCATAATTATAATAGAGGAGGCTTGCTATGAAGATGATATTTTTGCTACTTTTGTTAACTATTGTTCCTTGTAAAATTAAAGCTGAAGAAAATCGAGACTTTGAGATAGGCGCAAACAACATTTATTGGCAGGAAAAATTTCATGAAAATTTAAGCAGGGTTGAACCAGAAAATCCGAAGTACTCTTTGGTGTTTAAAGCATTTTTTGACATGATACGTAAACACAATCCTCCAATAGATAGGTTGGCTCATTGGGCTGGTGAAAATCTAGGAACTTTTATGCCTTCTGGTATTATTTCTTTGAAAAAAGATGGAGAAATAAACCATAAAAAAATAAATGTTAATATTTTTAATGGTGGAGATGAAAAAAAGAAGATGGAGGAAGTCCAAAAAAAAGAAACTCTATTGTTTGAATACGAATTGGTTCCAATAGTGCATTCTCGTGGCAAACTTGGTTTGCGTATTAACTTCAAAAAGATTGTCGGCAAAATTAATTTTTCTTGGGAAAATAGATTGGAAGATTATAAAAGAACAGAGCAAGAAGTTTCTAGGTATCATACTTCAAGTATTTTGTGGGCTAGTTTTTACTTCTAGGGTTTTAGGAAGGAGGATGATATGAAAATAAGTTATTTAGTGATTATTGTTTTTCTTTTTTGTGTCTCTTTTTCTTTTGCTTCGAAATTGAATGATAATTCTAATTTGGTTTATTACGCCAATAATGGAGCAAGGGTTATGGACGAGTACTTTTCAAAATACTGGGACATGGATAAAATAATTATACTGGATGTTCAAACAGCTAGCCCTGAAACAGGGCATTTACCAGTATATGATGTTTTCCGTTGTTATGCCTTTGAAGCAAAGGGTGGAACACAGTTAATATCTTCAGGATCAAAAGCAGAAGCTTTTTATTATTTGATTTTTATTTCAGAAGGGAAGGATTATCGAATATATCTCGACAAAGAGTTGAATGAAATATTCAGAATGTAATTCAATTGCATATTTGAAAACAACGCAGCACAATAGTGCTGCGTTTTCTTTTGATTATTTAGAATAAAGGATGAAAGATAGATCTGACTTCAATGATTGAAAAAAGGTACCTGACCCCTTTTCTTTTCTGACCCCTTTTCTTTTTGACCCCTTTTCTTTTTGACGAGAGACTGTGACGGGGCGAAACAAGCCCGGAATGACGGGAAGTGGTATTGTTTTATTGGCTTGCATTTTTCATTGTACTAGTATAATGTGACATTAATTAATATTCGCTGTTTTAAAATTTATAATCACTTCGAATGGGAGGTAAAAAATGAAATATCTTGGGAATGAAAAGGGGTTCACTCTTATTGAATTAATTAAGTTTATTGGATATTTTGCAGGTTTCTTTGTTGTTTTTGGGTTAATTGGTGGCTTTGTGATGGGGAATTTTTGGGTTGGTGAAGAGTCTGCTTTAAAGGCAGTACAACATACTAACTCTTCACAAAAAACTAATCCTCCAATAACGAAAGTTACTAACTTAGACCGAAATATTTGGGCTAAGAGTAAGGCATATGTGGAAGATTCGGAAGGTAATCGAAAGATATATTATATTGATTCTTGTCTTATGCAGAACAAAGTGGCTACTCAAATTATTGAAAAATGAAATTAACAAGAGGAGGTCCTTATGCCAAAATTTCTTAAGTTCATGATCTTCGCTCTTTTTATTATCGCCTTATTGTTACCATTTTTAGTATAAAAACTTTTTAAGGAGATTGTTATGATGAATAAAAATGGTTTTACTTTGATATAATTAATGATTGTAATTGCGATTGTTTCGATATTGACATCAATAGTTATTCCTCAATATGCAAAGTGGAAAGGATCAGACAATAAACATGTTGAAAAAGTTGAAAAAAAATCAGCGGCTGAAATGCCTGATAGTGAAAACAGGGATATTATCAAAAAGTTGTAAAATTAATGAGCATGCTACGGTATGCTCATTTTGATTTTGTTGAGAATAGATAAGGTTACGGATAGAGATAAAAGGGGTCAGGTACCTTTTACTTTTCATCCCGTCGCAGTCTCTTGAAAGAGGACTGCGACGTTTTTATTTTAGAAATATTTTTAGAGTCCTCTATAGAGTACCCTATAGGGTACTCTATTATTTGGAATTAATTTGCTGTGTACAAAGAGATTGCTTTTCCGCCAGCTGGCG is a genomic window containing:
- a CDS encoding carbohydrate kinase, with translation MTPNTHGKHYLGGAPLNLAAHLAKQNITVFLISNVGKDQYGHDALEKIKKLQIKTDFIQIDNSHQTGLVNVEVDNNGLPSYDIVANTAYDNIVLDKNFLKNISQIQFDCFCFGTLSQRQPRSRNTLFSLLETINTKHVFCDLNLRQNYFSKKIITDSLKRSSLLKLNNNEAEYLNTILYREKYSSKALAKKLINDFLLEVVIITRGENGCLAYNNNSEIELPGIKTKVIDTIGAGDAFSAGFLSDYLLNNDIKKACTIANELGAKISSQTGAI